The Peribacillus sp. FSL E2-0218 genome contains a region encoding:
- the sufB gene encoding Fe-S cluster assembly protein SufB, whose protein sequence is MAKKMPDIGDYKYGFADKDISIFRSKRGLTEDIVKEISRMKDEPQWMLDFRLKSLKHFYNMPMPQWGGDLNSLNFDEITYYVKPSEKSEKSWDEVPDEIKQTFDKLGIPEAEQKYLAGVSAQYESEVVYHSMKVELEDMGIVFKDTDSALRENEDIFREHFGKTIPPTDNKFAALNSAVWSGGSFIYVPKGVKVDTPLQAYFRINSENMGQFERTLIIVDEGASVHYVEGCTAPVYTTNSLHSAVVEIVIKKDAYCRYTTIQNWANNVFNLVTKRAVCDANATMEWIDGNIGSKLTMKYPAVILKGEGARGMTLSIAIAGKGQHQDAGAKMTHLAPNTSSTIVSKSISKQGGKVTYRGIVHFGRKADGARSNIECDTLIMDNQSTSDTIPYNEILNDNISLEHEAKVSKVSEEQLFYLMSRGISEQEATEMIVMGFIEPFTKELPMEYAVEMNRLIKFEMEGSIG, encoded by the coding sequence ATGGCAAAGAAAATGCCTGATATTGGCGATTATAAATATGGCTTTGCGGATAAAGATATTTCCATCTTCCGTTCAAAGCGTGGTCTTACAGAAGATATCGTGAAAGAAATCTCGCGAATGAAGGATGAACCGCAATGGATGCTTGATTTCCGCTTGAAATCATTGAAGCACTTCTATAACATGCCTATGCCTCAGTGGGGCGGAGATTTGAATAGCCTGAACTTTGATGAGATCACATACTATGTGAAGCCATCAGAGAAATCAGAAAAATCATGGGATGAAGTTCCTGATGAAATCAAGCAGACTTTTGATAAATTGGGAATCCCTGAAGCGGAACAGAAATATCTTGCAGGGGTATCCGCCCAATATGAATCCGAAGTGGTTTACCACAGCATGAAAGTGGAATTGGAGGATATGGGTATCGTATTTAAAGATACCGATTCAGCACTTCGTGAAAACGAAGATATCTTCCGTGAACATTTCGGCAAAACGATTCCTCCGACTGACAATAAGTTCGCGGCATTGAACTCGGCTGTTTGGTCTGGCGGATCTTTCATCTATGTACCAAAAGGCGTTAAAGTGGATACTCCGCTTCAAGCGTACTTCCGGATTAACTCTGAAAACATGGGTCAATTCGAACGTACACTGATCATCGTGGATGAAGGCGCATCCGTTCACTATGTGGAAGGTTGTACAGCACCTGTCTATACGACGAACTCCCTTCACAGTGCGGTCGTTGAAATCGTCATTAAAAAAGATGCTTACTGCCGTTACACAACGATTCAAAACTGGGCAAACAATGTGTTCAACCTGGTTACGAAACGTGCGGTATGTGATGCCAATGCTACAATGGAATGGATCGATGGCAACATTGGCTCCAAATTGACAATGAAATACCCTGCTGTCATCCTAAAAGGTGAAGGCGCTCGCGGAATGACATTATCGATTGCCATCGCTGGTAAAGGGCAGCACCAAGATGCAGGAGCAAAAATGACGCATCTTGCGCCTAATACATCATCAACGATCGTTTCCAAATCAATATCCAAACAAGGCGGAAAAGTAACCTACCGTGGTATTGTCCACTTCGGACGTAAAGCGGACGGAGCTCGTTCGAATATTGAATGTGATACGCTCATCATGGATAATCAGTCTACATCTGATACAATCCCTTACAATGAAATCCTGAACGATAACATCTCCCTTGAGCATGAAGCGAAGGTATCCAAAGTATCGGAAGAGCAATTGTTCTACCTGATGAGCCGCGGAATCTCTGAGCAAGAAGCAACGGAAATGATCGTAATGGGCTTCATCGAGCCATTTACAAAAGAACTTCCAATGGAATATGCGGTTGAAATGAACCGTCTGATCAAGTTCGAAATGGAAGGCTCCATCGGGTAA
- the sufU gene encoding Fe-S cluster assembly sulfur transfer protein SufU, with the protein MSFENLDTLYRQVIMDHYKKPRNKGMLEDGSMTIDMNNPTCGDRIRLTMKIEDGKVSDVKFDGDGCSISMSSASMMTQAIKGKDIDTALAMSDTFSLMIQGKEYDDEIDLGDIEALQGVSKFPARIKCATLAWKAMEKGLKE; encoded by the coding sequence ATGTCTTTTGAAAACTTAGATACACTTTACCGTCAGGTCATCATGGATCACTATAAGAAACCACGTAATAAGGGTATGCTTGAAGATGGAAGCATGACAATCGATATGAACAATCCAACTTGCGGCGATCGGATCCGTTTAACGATGAAGATCGAAGATGGAAAAGTCAGCGATGTTAAATTCGACGGTGACGGCTGTTCCATATCCATGAGTTCAGCTTCCATGATGACACAAGCCATTAAGGGCAAAGATATAGATACGGCTTTGGCCATGTCCGACACTTTTTCTTTAATGATACAAGGAAAAGAATACGATGATGAGATAGACCTTGGGGACATTGAAGCCCTTCAGGGTGTTTCTAAATTCCCTGCCAGAATCAAGTGTGCCACTTTAGCTTGGAAGGCCATGGAAAAGGGATTGAAGGAATAA
- a CDS encoding cysteine desulfurase, with product MNPYEIRKLFPILDQEVNGQPLVYLDSAATSQKPAAVIEAIEQYYRGYNSNVHRGVHTLGTKATDAYEGAREKVRKFINASSTEEIIFTRGTTTSLNTVARSYGGANVREGDEIVISYMEHHSNIIPWQQLAKEKGAVLKYLPLQEDGTISIDDARATITDATKIVSIMQVSNVLGVINPVKEIAKIAHEHGAIMVVDGAQSTPHLKVDVRDLDCDFFAFSGHKMVGPTGIGVLYGKKDLLEKMEPVEFGGEMIDFVGLHESTWKELPWKFEGGTPIIAGAIGLGAAIDFLEEIGLDHIERHEHKLAAYAIEKMSAVEGLTIYGPKDAEKRAGVVTFNIADVHPHDVATVLDADGIAVRAGHHCAQPLMKWLDVSSTARASFYLYNTEEDIDKLVSGLVKTKEYFSNVF from the coding sequence ATGAACCCATACGAAATTCGTAAGCTTTTTCCAATATTAGATCAAGAAGTCAACGGTCAGCCATTAGTTTATTTGGATAGTGCTGCAACCTCTCAAAAACCGGCTGCAGTGATTGAAGCGATTGAGCAATATTACCGCGGCTACAACTCGAATGTTCACCGCGGAGTGCATACACTAGGAACAAAAGCTACGGATGCGTATGAAGGTGCACGTGAAAAGGTGCGTAAATTCATTAACGCTTCTTCTACTGAAGAAATCATCTTCACGAGAGGTACGACGACTTCTTTAAATACGGTAGCAAGAAGTTACGGTGGAGCCAATGTAAGGGAGGGTGACGAAATCGTCATCTCTTACATGGAGCATCATAGTAATATCATCCCGTGGCAGCAGCTTGCAAAAGAAAAAGGTGCCGTACTGAAGTACCTTCCGCTTCAAGAGGATGGTACGATTTCCATTGATGATGCAAGGGCCACCATTACCGATGCAACGAAAATCGTTTCCATCATGCAGGTTTCGAATGTACTTGGCGTGATCAACCCTGTGAAGGAAATCGCGAAAATTGCCCATGAACACGGTGCAATCATGGTCGTCGACGGGGCACAAAGCACACCTCACTTAAAAGTGGATGTCCGCGATTTGGATTGTGATTTCTTCGCCTTCTCAGGCCATAAAATGGTCGGACCGACGGGCATCGGCGTATTATATGGTAAAAAAGATCTTCTTGAAAAAATGGAGCCGGTCGAATTCGGCGGAGAGATGATCGATTTTGTAGGGCTTCATGAGTCTACATGGAAAGAACTCCCGTGGAAATTCGAAGGCGGTACTCCTATCATTGCCGGTGCCATCGGTCTCGGGGCTGCCATCGATTTCTTGGAAGAAATCGGCTTGGATCATATAGAACGTCATGAACACAAACTGGCGGCATATGCGATCGAGAAAATGTCTGCAGTTGAAGGCTTGACCATTTACGGTCCAAAGGATGCAGAAAAGCGTGCGGGGGTAGTGACCTTCAATATTGCTGACGTACATCCACATGACGTCGCCACCGTTCTTGATGCAGATGGAATAGCTGTCCGGGCCGGTCATCATTGTGCACAGCCATTAATGAAATGGCTCGACGTGTCATCGACAGCAAGGGCTAGCTTCTATCTCTATAACACGGAAGAAGATATTGATAAGCTTGTATCCGGGCTTGTTAAAACGAAGGAGTATTTCAGCAATGTCTTTTGA
- the sufD gene encoding Fe-S cluster assembly protein SufD, translating into MTTETKLPFEQEDISSYSAKNNEPAWLSELRIQAFSELEKLPMPKPDKTKIDKWNFTSFKTHAVQSEAFASLEELPEEIKSIIEENGNLYIQRNNTPAHINLSASVKEQGVIFTDIFTAARDHSDLVQKYFMKDGVKVDEHRLTALHAALVNGGAFLYVPKNVEIKEPIQSVFLLDDPDATLFNHVLIVAEDNSSVTYVENYFSTVESNEGIANIVTEVFANANAKVEYGAVDTLSKGFTTYVNRRGVAARDAHIEFALGLMNDGNTISDNITYLMGDGSHGDTKSVVVGRGEQKQNFTTAIIHYGKRSEGHILKHGVVKDSASTIFNGIGKIEYGATKANAEQESRVLMLSDKARGDANPILLIDEDDVTAGHAASVGRVDPLQLYYLMSRGITKKEAERLVIHGFLAPVVNQLPIEGVKKQLVAVIERKVQ; encoded by the coding sequence ATGACTACAGAAACGAAATTACCGTTTGAACAAGAGGATATCAGCTCTTATTCAGCTAAAAATAATGAGCCAGCCTGGCTTTCGGAGCTTCGGATTCAAGCTTTTTCGGAATTGGAAAAGCTGCCGATGCCAAAGCCGGATAAAACGAAAATCGACAAATGGAACTTTACTTCCTTCAAGACTCATGCGGTTCAAAGTGAAGCTTTTGCTTCTTTGGAAGAGCTTCCGGAAGAAATCAAGTCCATCATTGAAGAAAATGGAAACTTATACATTCAACGCAACAACACGCCGGCACATATCAACCTATCTGCCAGCGTGAAGGAACAAGGCGTCATTTTCACGGATATTTTCACGGCGGCTCGTGATCATTCTGACCTCGTGCAAAAATATTTCATGAAGGACGGCGTCAAAGTAGATGAGCATCGTCTAACGGCGCTGCATGCTGCATTAGTCAATGGGGGAGCATTCCTTTATGTCCCGAAAAATGTGGAAATCAAGGAACCGATCCAATCGGTATTCCTGCTGGATGATCCGGATGCTACACTTTTCAACCATGTATTGATCGTAGCGGAAGATAATAGCTCGGTGACATATGTAGAGAACTATTTCTCGACTGTTGAATCTAATGAAGGAATCGCCAATATCGTAACCGAAGTATTTGCCAATGCAAATGCGAAGGTGGAATACGGAGCGGTCGATACGTTATCAAAAGGCTTTACGACCTATGTTAACCGCCGTGGTGTGGCAGCACGTGATGCTCATATCGAATTTGCCCTTGGTCTCATGAATGACGGTAATACGATATCGGATAATATAACGTACCTGATGGGCGATGGCTCACATGGGGATACTAAATCCGTTGTAGTCGGCCGCGGGGAGCAAAAGCAAAACTTCACGACTGCCATCATCCATTATGGCAAGCGTTCCGAGGGACATATCCTTAAGCATGGTGTTGTGAAGGACAGTGCCTCCACGATCTTCAATGGAATCGGGAAAATAGAGTATGGTGCTACTAAAGCCAATGCCGAACAAGAATCACGCGTGCTTATGCTGAGTGATAAAGCACGTGGCGATGCCAATCCGATCCTATTGATTGATGAGGATGACGTAACGGCTGGTCACGCCGCTTCTGTCGGCCGTGTTGATCCGCTTCAACTGTATTATCTAATGAGCCGTGGGATTACGAAGAAAGAAGCCGAACGGCTTGTCATTCACGGATTCTTGGCCCCTGTTGTCAACCAGCTTCCAATTGAGGGAGTTAAAAAGCAATTAGTCGCGGTCATTGAAAGGAAAGTACAGTAA
- the sufC gene encoding Fe-S cluster assembly ATPase SufC, which produces MSASTLTVKDLHVSIEGKEILKGVNLEVKGGEIHAIMGPNGTGKSTLSSAIMGHPKYEVTSGSITFDGEDVLEMEVDERARVGLFLAMQYPSEISGVTNADFLRSSINARREEGDEISLMKFIRQMDQKMEFLEMDEDMAQRYLNEGFSGGEKKRNEILQLMMIQPKIAILDEIDSGLDIDALKVVSKGINEMRGEDFGCLIITHYQRLLNYITPDFVHVMMQGRVVKSGGPELAARLEAEGYDWIKQELGIEDETVGEEA; this is translated from the coding sequence AGCTTCTACATTAACGGTTAAAGATCTTCACGTATCAATTGAGGGCAAAGAGATTTTAAAAGGGGTAAACCTTGAAGTTAAGGGTGGGGAAATCCATGCAATCATGGGACCTAACGGAACTGGTAAATCCACTTTATCATCAGCAATCATGGGTCACCCAAAATATGAAGTAACAAGCGGAAGCATCACATTTGATGGTGAAGATGTTTTGGAAATGGAAGTCGACGAGCGTGCTCGTGTCGGGCTATTCCTTGCCATGCAATATCCAAGTGAAATCAGCGGGGTTACCAATGCTGACTTCTTACGTTCTTCCATCAACGCTCGCCGTGAAGAAGGCGACGAAATTTCATTGATGAAATTCATCCGTCAAATGGATCAAAAAATGGAATTCCTTGAAATGGATGAAGATATGGCTCAACGTTATTTAAACGAAGGATTCTCCGGCGGAGAGAAAAAACGCAATGAAATTCTTCAATTAATGATGATTCAGCCTAAAATCGCCATTTTGGATGAGATTGACTCAGGGCTTGATATCGATGCACTTAAAGTCGTTTCAAAAGGGATCAACGAAATGCGTGGGGAAGACTTTGGCTGCTTGATCATCACTCATTACCAACGTCTATTAAATTACATCACTCCTGATTTTGTCCATGTCATGATGCAAGGACGCGTCGTGAAATCAGGTGGTCCAGAGCTAGCTGCCCGCTTGGAAGCGGAAGGTTATGATTGGATTAAACAAGAATTGGGCATCGAAGACGAAACTGTTGGCGAAGAAGCGTAA